Below is a genomic region from Catenuloplanes atrovinosus.
GACCAGGACGAACTCCTCGCCGCCGTAGCGGGCGACCAGGTCGCCGGGGCGGGTGGCGGCGGCGAGGTGGGAGGCGACGCGGGTCAGGACCGTGTCGCCGGCGGCGTGGCCGTACCGGTCGTTGATGCTCTTGAAGTGGTCGAGGTCGATCAGCGCGACCGAGAGCGGGCCGTCCCCGGCGACCGCGCGGGCCAGGCCGGCCATCAGGTGGCGCCGGTTGTGCAGGCCGGTGAGGTGGTCGCGGAGGGCCTGCTCGGCGAGGTCGGCGCGGAGCAGTTCGATGGTCTCGAGCTGGCGTTCGAGTTCGCGGCGCTGGCGGTTGAGGTCGGTGACGTCGCGGGCGACGATGGCCCAGCCGACGCAGCGGTCGCTGCGGCCGTAGAGGCGGCTCACCCGGATGTCGAGGTCGAGGCCGGAGCCGTGCGCGTTCTCCACGGTGAGGTCGCGGTCCTCGCCGGGGAGCAGTGAGCGGCCGGGCGTCAGGACGGTGGTGGGGCCGAGGAGGTCCGCCATGGTCTGCCCGACGACGCAGGCGGGCGGGTTCGCGGCCAGCAGGCGGAGCAGTGACTCACCGGCCGGGTTGAGGTCCAGGACGCGGCCGTCGCGGCCGATCACCGCGACCGCGTCGCTGATCTTCTCGAAGACGCGGCGGTGGGCGACCGGGGCCTGAGCCGGCATCGACGCGCGGACCACCATCCAGTACATCAGCGGCGCGGTGATCACGAAGCCGAGCGCGGTCAGGTCGGTGAGCCGGCCGTGCTGGGCCAGGCCGAGCAGGTTGAGCAGCGCCGACGGCATCGAGATCAGCACCGCGAACGCGGCTGCGTGGTAGCGCGTCGAGGTGACCGCCCACAGGCGCACCACGCGGACGACCGCGAAGCCCAGGACAACGTAGCTGTAGGCGGAGTGTGCCCAGAACAGCGGCCCGTAGACGGGGACCAGGCCGCCGTCGAAGCCGGTGTTCCGGAAGCCGGCGAAGAAGAGCAGGTGCCACGGGTTGGTGGCCACGGCCGCCAGGCAGAGCGCCGGCTCGATCGCGAGCAGCGACACGAACCGGCGGGTCGGGTGCCAGGCGCGGTCCGCCAGCGCGTACGACAATCCCAGCCAGCCGACGACCACGACGCAGACGAAGGCGAACGACGTCGCGATCGTGACCTGGAACAGGCGCACGTCGTGCACGGTCAGCTCGATCGAGTCGACGAGGGACCAGCCGGCCAGCCCGAGGTTGAGGAACGCGGTCGCGGCGAAGCCGGTCGCCTCCCGTCGCCGCCGCCACGCCACCGCCGCGATGCCGGCCGAGACCACGGCCGCGGCCAGGAAGAGCACGCACAGCACCGCGGTGATCATGTGCGCACCCCCCGGACCCGATCTGGAACGCAGCTCCATCGGCGGGCCGGGGTGGCGGCCTGAGGCGATGTGAGCGGAGCTACCGGATCTGGTGCCCGGTGACGGCGCGCGCGATCACCAGGCGCTGGATCTCGGACGTACCCTCGAAGATGGTGTAGATCTTGGCGTCGCGGTACCAGCGCTCGACCGGGTGTTCGCGCAGGTATCCGGCGCCGCCGAGGATCTGCACGGCCCGCTCGGTGACCGCCACCGCGACCTCGCCGGCCTTCAGCTTGGACATCGAGCCCTCGCCGGCCGCGAAGGGGCGGTTGTTGCGGCCCATCCACGCGGCCCGCCAGACCAGCAGCCGCGCGGCGTCGATCTCCATCCGCATGTCGGCCAGCGCGAACGCGATCGCCTGGTTCTCCACGATCGGCCGGCCGAACTGCACCCGGTTCCGCGCGTAGTCCAGCGCGTACTCGTAGGCGGCGCGCGCCACGCCGATCGCCTGCGCGCCGACCGTGGGCCGGGACAGCTCGAACGTGCGCATCGAGGCCTGGCCTGCCGCGCGCTGGTTGGCGCGTGCCTTGGCCAGCCGCGCGTCCAGCCGGTCCCTGCCGCCGAGCAGGCAGCGCCCGGGCACGCGCACGTCGTCGAGGAAGACGTCCGCGGTGTGCGAGGCGCGCAGGCCGAGCTTGGCCAGCTTCCGCGGCGAGGACAGACCCTTCGTTCCCGGGGGTACGACGAACGCCGCCTGGCCACGGGTGCCGAGCGAGGGGTCGACGGAGGCGGTCACCACGTGCACCGCCGCGATGCCGCCGTTGGTGGCGTACGCCTTCTGCCCGTTGAGCACCCACTCGTCCGAGGCCTCGTCGTAGACCGCGCGGGTGCGGATCGCGCCGACGTCGGAGCCGGCCTCCGGCTCGGTGGAGCAGAACGCGGCGACGGCGGGCGCGGACTCGTCACCGAAGCACGGCGGCACCCACTCGGCGAGCTGGTCGGGCGTGCCCGAGCCGAAGATCGCGGCGACCGCCAGCGACGTGCCGGCGATCGACATCGCCAGCCCGGCGTCGCCCCAGAACAGCTCCTCGTTGGCGATCGGCATGGACAGCCCGCTCGGGTCGGACCAGGCGTTGGCCAGGAACTCGAACCCGTACAGCCCGACCCTGGCCGCCTCCTGGATCACCGGCCAGGGCGTCTCCTCGCGGGCGTCCCACTCCGCGCCGGCCGGGCGGAGCACGCCGGCCGCGAAGCCGTGCACCCAGTCGCGGAGCGTGGTCTGTTCCTCGTTGAGGTCCAGCGAGAACTCCACGGGCTCACGCCTTGGGGATGTCGAACAGCGTCTGGATCTGCGCGGCGAGGCCGAGGTCGCCCTGCGCCTTGAGCTTGCCGGTCATGAACATCATCACGGGGTTGCCGAGGCCGGCGATCAGCTTGACGAACGGCACCGGAGCCACCGCGAGCGTCAGGTCGGGCTTGCGGTCCGTGCTCGGTGAGAGCGCGCAGGTGCCGCCGTCGATCACCACTTCGTAGGTGTCCGCGCCGCCGTCCGGCCGCCCGGTGACGGTCCAGTGGATGACCGCGCTGGTGTCGCCCGCGCGCTCCGGCCGGAACTGCTTCGGCATGCGGCTGAAGACCTCGTCCAGGATGAGCTGGCGATGCGGGCCGCTCATGATCTCGGTGATCGCGGAGTCCGGCATCGACTTGACGATCCGCGCGAACTCCCGGGGCTCCATCGTGGCGAAGGTACTGGGATCGAAATCGGTCATTTCCGGCGTTCCTCTCCGCTAATCTACCCTGGCGTAACGTTACGCGTGGGTAGGTATGCTGACAAGCGTGCCGGCCTTCAAGCGCCTTCCGCGCGCCGTCCGAGAGCGGCAGATGCTGGACTCGGCCGTCCGCGTCTTCTCCCGCCGCGGCTACCACGCCGCGTCGATGGACGAGATAGCCGAGGCCGCCGGCGTCTCCAAGCCGATGGTGTACGCGTACCTCGGCACCAAGGAGGAGCTGTTCACCGCCTGCCTGCACCGGGAGGCGACCCGCCTGATGGAGACCGTCGCGGGCGCGGTGGAGCCGGACGTCCCGGCCGACCGGCAGCTCTGGAACGGTCTGCGCGCGTTCTTCGACGTCGTGGCCACCAGCCGGGAGGGCTGGACCGTGCTCTACCGCCAGGCCCGCGGCCTGGAGCCGTTCGCGGCCGAGCTGGCCGACATGCGCTCCCGCATGGTGCGGGTGGTGACCGTGCTGCTCGGCCGCGCGATGGCCGGCTCCGGCGGCCGGGCCACCGAGACCGAGCTGGAGGTGATGGCGCACGCGCTGGTCGGGGCCGGCGAGTCGCTCGCGGACTGGATGACCGACCACCCCGGCGCCGATCCGGCCAAGACCGCCACCCAGATGATGAACGTCGCCTGGCTCGGCGCCGACCGGCTGCTCGGCGGCACCAGCTGGCACCCGGAGGCCGGCCGCTAGGCGCTCACCGCGCGGGCGTGACGCTCCCGGTCAGCAGGGGTTTCCCGGTGCGCGGGTCGGTCACCGCGAACGTGCGCAGGTCCGTGCCGAACGCGACCGTGCCGGACAGCGGCACCGGCCGGCGGAACTCCGCGGTGATCATGCCGGTGGCGGGCAGCCGGCCGGCCATCGCGGCCAGGCACCGGGCCAGCGTCCACATGCCGTGCGCGATCGGCGCGCCGAACCCGAACGCGCGGGCGCCCAGCCAGGACGTGTGGATCGGGTTGTGGTCGCCGGAGACGGCCGCGTACTCCGGGCCGAGGTCCGGCGCCAGTCGCCAGCGCGCGGACGGTGCCGGCAGCTCCGGCGCGTCCCCGGTGCCGGACCGGCCGGGTCCGCGCTCCCTGCGCAGGTAGGTCGACCACGAGCGCCACGCGATCGCGCCGCCGGAGCTCACCGTGGTCTCCAGGTCGAACTGCCGCCCGCGCGGATGGTCCCGTAGGTCCACGGCGCGTACCGAGAGGTCCAGCCGGTCGTCCGCGGTGAGCGGCCGCAGCACCTCGATCCGGTTCGCCACGTGCAGCAGCCCGACCGCCGGGAACGGGAACGCGCGATCCGTCATCAGGTCGAGGGCCACACCGAAACCCAGCACATGGGGGTACGTGGCGGGCAGCGCGTCGGAGAGCCGGAAGCCGCACACCCGGTCGTACCGCGCCAGCCGGTCCCGGTCCACGACCACGCCGGTGCGCGCCGCCGTCCGGTCCGGCAGCTCGCCGGGCCGGGAACCGAGCGGCAGCAGCCCGAGCGCCGCGCGCAGGTAGACCGACATCAGGCGCCGATCAGGCTCTGGCCGCAGACGCGCACGACGTTGCCGGTGACGCCGGACGAGCCGGGCGACGCGAACCAGGCGATCGTCTCCGCCACGTCGACCGGCAGCCCGCCCTGGCTGAGGCTGTTCAGCCGGCGGCTCACCTCGCGCAGCGCGACCGGCATCCGCGCGGTCATCGGCGTCTCGATGAAGCCGGGCGCGACCGCGTTGACCGTCACGCCGCGCGCGGCCAGCGCCGGCGCCAGCACCTGGACCAGCCCGATCACGCCGGCCTTGGAGGTGGCGTAGTTGGCCTGCCCGCGGTTGCCGGCGATGCCGTTCATCGAGGAGACCTGGATCAGCCGGCCGCCGGGCGGCAGCAGGTCCAGGATCGCGTCGTTGATCCGCTCCTGGCTGGAGAGGTTGACGTCGAGCACGGAGTCCCACTCCGCCGCGCTCATCCGGCCCAGCGTCCGGTCCCGGGTGATGCCCGCGTTGTGCACCACCACGTCGACGCGGCCGTGCCGGTCGCGCAGGTACGCGGCGAGCCGAGCGGGCGCGTCCGCGGCCGTGACGTCCAGCTGCAGCGCCTCGCCACGGATCTCGTTGGCCAGCGCGGCCAGCGGCTCACCGGCGGCCGGCACGTCCAGCGCGATCACGCGGGCGCCGTCGCGGGCCAGCACGCGCGCGATGGCCGCGCCGATGCCGCGCGCCGCGCCGGTGACCAGCGCGACCTTCCCGGTCAGCGGGTGCTCCCAGTCCACCGAGGACGCCGCGGCCGGCCCGACCGCCGGGCCGACACGGACGACCTGGCCGGAGACGTACGCGGAGCGGCCGGAGAGCAGGAAGCGCAGCGTGGACTCCAGGGGCGCGTCCGGCGCGGCGTAGACGAGCTGGGCCGTGCTGCCGCGGCCGAACTCCTTGCCGATCGTGCGGACCAGGCCCTCCAGCGCGCGCTGCGCGACCGCCTCGCGCGGCGCGGCACAGTCCTCCGGCGCGGTGCCGAGCACGATCACCCGGCCGGACGGCAGCAGCGTGCGGGCGTGCGCGTGGAAGAAGTCGTAGAGCGTGCGCAGCCGCTCCGACGAGGTGACGCCGGTGGCGTCGAAGATCAGCGCGGCGAGCCGGCCGGGCGTGGCGGACGCGCCGGCCTCCACCGCGGCGGCGACCGGGTCGCGCAGTGGCACGCCGGCCTCATCCAGGATCGCGCGGACCGCCGGGCCCAGCCGCCCGCCGGGCGCCGCGTCGACCAGCACCGGGCCGGTGACCAGCGGGTCGCCGGGGGAGTAGCGGCGCAGCGGCGTCGGCGCGGGCAGGCCCAGGCGCGTGACGAGCGCCTTTCCCGCCGCGGAGTTGGCGAAGGTCGCGTACCGGTCCACCATAGGCGTAGCCTACCCGTGAGTAAGTCTGGAGGGAGAACTCGTGCAGAGCATCCGTCGGGTCGCGATCCTGGGCGGCAACCGCATCCCGTTCGCCCGGTCCAACGGGCGGTACGCGCAGGCCTCCAACCAGGACATGCTGACCGCCGCGCTGGACGGGCTGGTCGCCCGGTTCGGCCTGGCCGGTGAGGTGCTCGGCGAGGTGGTGGCCGGTGCGGTGCTCAAGCACTCCCGCGACTTCAACCTGACCCGCGAGGTGGTGCTCGGCTCCCAGCTGGACCCGCGCACCCCGGCGTACGACGTGCAGCAGGCCTGCGGCACCGGGCTGGAGGCCGCGATCCTGGTCGCCAACAAGATCGCGCTCGGCCAGATCGAGGTGGGCGTGGCCGGTGGCGTGGACACCACGTCGGACGCGCCGCTCGCGCTGAACGAGGACTTCCGCCGCGCGCTGCTGGAGCTGAACTCCGCGCGCACGCTCGGCGCGCGGCTCCGCGCGGCGGCGAAGCTGCGCCCGGCCCAGCCGTTCACGCCCCAGCTGCCGCGCAACGCGGAGCCGCGGACCGGCCTGTCCATGGGCGAGCACGCGGCGCGGACCGCGGAGACGTGGGAGGTCGGCCGGGAGGAGCAGGACGAGCTCGCGCTGCGGTCGCACCTGCGCCTGGCCGCGGCGTACGAGTCCGGCTTCTTCGACGACCTGGTGACGCCCTACCTGGGGCTCAGCCGCGATGAGAACCTCCGGCCGGACACCTCGCCGGAGAAGCTGGCCCGGCTCAAGCCGGTGTTCGGGACGTCGGGCGCGCACCCCACGATGACCGCCGGCAACTCGTCGCCGCTGACCGACGGCGCGTCGACCGTGCTGCTGGCGTCCGAGGAGTGGGCCGCGGCGCACAACCTCCCGGTGCTGGCCTACCTGGGCGACAGCCAGACCGCCGGCGTCGACTTCGTGCACGGCGACGAGGGCCTGCTGATGGCGCCGGCGTACGCGGTGCCGCGGCTGCTCGCCCGCAACGGCCTCACGCTGGGTGACTTCGACTACTACGAGATCCACGAGGCGTTCGCGTCGCAGGTGCTGGCCACGCTCAAGGCCTGGGAGTCGCCGGAGTTCTGCAAGGAGCGGTTGGGCCTGGAGGCGCCGCTCGGCCCGATCGACCGCGACCGGCTGAACGTGAACGGCTCGTCGCTCGCGGCCGGGCACCCGTTCGCGGCCACCGGCGGCCGGATCGTCGCCACGCTCGCCAAGCTGCTCAGCGACCGGCCGGGCGGGCGCGGGCTGATCTCCATCTGCGCCGCGGGCGGTCTGGGCGTGGTGGCCGTCGTCGAGCGGTGAGTCAGCTCACGGCCGCGCCGTACCCACGCCTGAATTTGATCTTGAAATAGCCGACCATGGATCTTGTCGGCGGGCGGGCGGGCGGAGACGCAGGTCGAACGTGAGAGACTTCGGCCGTGACTTCCCTCCCCGACACCCCCGAGCGCCCCCGCATCCCGAACGTTCTCGCCGGGCGGTACGCCTCGACCGAGCTGCTCGCGATCTGGTCACCGGAAGAGAAGATCCGCATGGAGCGGCGACTCTGGGTCGCCGTGCTCCGGGCACAGCGCGACCTCGGGATCGCGCTCCCCGAAGGCGTGCTCGAGTCCTACGAAGCCGTGCTCGACCGGGTCAACTTGGAGTCGATCGCGGCCCGGGAGCGGATCACCCGCCACGACGTGAAGGCGCGGATCGAGGAGTTCAGCGCGCTCGCCGGCCACGAGCACGTGCACAAGGGCATGACCTCCCGCGACCTCACGGAGAACGTCGAGCAGCTCCAGATCCGCGCCTCGCTGCTGCTGATCCGCGACCGCGTGGTCGCCACGCTCGCCCGCCTCTCCCGGCTCGCGATCGAGCACTCCGACCTGGTGATGACCGGCCGATCACACAACGTGGCGGCGCAGGCGACCACCCTCGGCAAGCGGTTCGCGTCCGCGGCGGAGGAACTGCTCATCGCGTACGAGCGGATCGACGACCTGATCCGGCGGTACCCGCTGCGCGGCATCAAGGGCCCGGTCGGCACCGCCGCGGACCAGCTGGACCTGTTCGACGGCGACGCGGACAAGGTCGCCGAGCTGGAGCGGCGCGTCGCGCTGCACCTCGGCTTCGAGCGCGTGCTGGACAGCGTCGGCCAGGTCTACCCGCGCTCGCTGGACTTCGACGTGGTCGCCGCGCTGGCCCAGGTCGCGGCCGCGCCGTCGTCGCTGGCCACCACGATCCGCCTGATGGTCGGCCAGGAGCTGGCCACCGAGGGCTTCAAGCCGGGCCAGGTCGGCTCGTCCGCGATGCCGCACAAGATGAACACGCGGTCCAGCGAGCGGGTCAACGGCTTCGCGGTGATCATCCGGGGTCACCTGTCGATGGTCGGCGAGCTGGCCGGTGACCAGTGGAACGAGGGCGACGTGTCCTGCTCGGTGGTGCGCCGGGTCGCACTGCCGGACGCGTTCTTCGCGGCGGACGGGCTGTTCCAGACGTTCCTCACCGTGCTCGACGAGTTCGGCGCGTACCCCGCGGTGATCGGCCGCGAGCTGGACCGGTTCCTGCCGTTCCTGGCGACCACCAAGATCCTCGTCGCGGCGGTACGCCGTGGGGTCGGCCGGGAGACCGCACACGAGGTGATCAAGGAGCACGCGGTCGCGGTGGCGCTCGCCATGCGGGAGAAGGGCGCGGCCGAGAACGACCTCTTCGACCGGCTCGCCGCGGACGGCCGGCTGCACCTGAGCCGGGCCGAGATCGACGCGCTCGTGGCGGACCGGGCCGCGTTCGTCGGTGCCGCGCCCGCGCAGGTGCATGCGGTGGCCGATCGGGTCGCCGACGTGGTTGCCGCGCACCCCGTCGCGGCCTCCTACCAGCCCGCGCCGATCCTCTGACCTTTATCCCGCTATAAGAGGCCATGACCGATTCACTGATCACCCGGGGAGCGACCGAGATCACTCCCCGGGTAATCGCTGGTGGTCGGGTCGGCCGGTGCGGTCGGTGCACCGGCCACCAGGTAGTCTGAGGGCGCTCGCCCCTCCAGGCCGGTGCTGGTGGGCCGGATGGTCACCGCCGGCCGCAGACAGCTAGGACAGCGCAAACAGTCAGGAGTGCCTCGTGGCTCGCGTCGTCGTCGACGTCATGCTCAAGCCGGAGATCCTCGATCCGCAAGGTCAGGCCGTCGCCAACGCTCTGCCCCGGCTCGGCGTCACCGACGTGACGTCGGTGCGCATCGGACGGCGCATCGAGCTGGAGTTCTCCGGCGACGCCGATCTCGACCGGGTCCGGGAGATCGCCGACAAGCTGTTGGCCAACCCGGTCATCGAAGACTTCACCATCCACGCCGGCGAGCGGGTCGAGGCCTGAGCATGCGGATCGGTGTGGTCACCT
It encodes:
- a CDS encoding acyl-CoA dehydrogenase family protein; the protein is MEFSLDLNEEQTTLRDWVHGFAAGVLRPAGAEWDAREETPWPVIQEAARVGLYGFEFLANAWSDPSGLSMPIANEELFWGDAGLAMSIAGTSLAVAAIFGSGTPDQLAEWVPPCFGDESAPAVAAFCSTEPEAGSDVGAIRTRAVYDEASDEWVLNGQKAYATNGGIAAVHVVTASVDPSLGTRGQAAFVVPPGTKGLSSPRKLAKLGLRASHTADVFLDDVRVPGRCLLGGRDRLDARLAKARANQRAAGQASMRTFELSRPTVGAQAIGVARAAYEYALDYARNRVQFGRPIVENQAIAFALADMRMEIDAARLLVWRAAWMGRNNRPFAAGEGSMSKLKAGEVAVAVTERAVQILGGAGYLREHPVERWYRDAKIYTIFEGTSEIQRLVIARAVTGHQIR
- a CDS encoding SCP2 sterol-binding domain-containing protein, with product MTDFDPSTFATMEPREFARIVKSMPDSAITEIMSGPHRQLILDEVFSRMPKQFRPERAGDTSAVIHWTVTGRPDGGADTYEVVIDGGTCALSPSTDRKPDLTLAVAPVPFVKLIAGLGNPVMMFMTGKLKAQGDLGLAAQIQTLFDIPKA
- a CDS encoding TetR/AcrR family transcriptional regulator, producing MTSVPAFKRLPRAVRERQMLDSAVRVFSRRGYHAASMDEIAEAAGVSKPMVYAYLGTKEELFTACLHREATRLMETVAGAVEPDVPADRQLWNGLRAFFDVVATSREGWTVLYRQARGLEPFAAELADMRSRMVRVVTVLLGRAMAGSGGRATETELEVMAHALVGAGESLADWMTDHPGADPAKTATQMMNVAWLGADRLLGGTSWHPEAGR
- a CDS encoding MaoC family dehydratase — its product is MSVYLRAALGLLPLGSRPGELPDRTAARTGVVVDRDRLARYDRVCGFRLSDALPATYPHVLGFGVALDLMTDRAFPFPAVGLLHVANRIEVLRPLTADDRLDLSVRAVDLRDHPRGRQFDLETTVSSGGAIAWRSWSTYLRRERGPGRSGTGDAPELPAPSARWRLAPDLGPEYAAVSGDHNPIHTSWLGARAFGFGAPIAHGMWTLARCLAAMAGRLPATGMITAEFRRPVPLSGTVAFGTDLRTFAVTDPRTGKPLLTGSVTPAR
- a CDS encoding 3-oxoacyl-ACP reductase, which encodes MVDRYATFANSAAGKALVTRLGLPAPTPLRRYSPGDPLVTGPVLVDAAPGGRLGPAVRAILDEAGVPLRDPVAAAVEAGASATPGRLAALIFDATGVTSSERLRTLYDFFHAHARTLLPSGRVIVLGTAPEDCAAPREAVAQRALEGLVRTIGKEFGRGSTAQLVYAAPDAPLESTLRFLLSGRSAYVSGQVVRVGPAVGPAAASSVDWEHPLTGKVALVTGAARGIGAAIARVLARDGARVIALDVPAAGEPLAALANEIRGEALQLDVTAADAPARLAAYLRDRHGRVDVVVHNAGITRDRTLGRMSAAEWDSVLDVNLSSQERINDAILDLLPPGGRLIQVSSMNGIAGNRGQANYATSKAGVIGLVQVLAPALAARGVTVNAVAPGFIETPMTARMPVALREVSRRLNSLSQGGLPVDVAETIAWFASPGSSGVTGNVVRVCGQSLIGA
- a CDS encoding acetyl-CoA C-acetyltransferase, whose amino-acid sequence is MQSIRRVAILGGNRIPFARSNGRYAQASNQDMLTAALDGLVARFGLAGEVLGEVVAGAVLKHSRDFNLTREVVLGSQLDPRTPAYDVQQACGTGLEAAILVANKIALGQIEVGVAGGVDTTSDAPLALNEDFRRALLELNSARTLGARLRAAAKLRPAQPFTPQLPRNAEPRTGLSMGEHAARTAETWEVGREEQDELALRSHLRLAAAYESGFFDDLVTPYLGLSRDENLRPDTSPEKLARLKPVFGTSGAHPTMTAGNSSPLTDGASTVLLASEEWAAAHNLPVLAYLGDSQTAGVDFVHGDEGLLMAPAYAVPRLLARNGLTLGDFDYYEIHEAFASQVLATLKAWESPEFCKERLGLEAPLGPIDRDRLNVNGSSLAAGHPFAATGGRIVATLAKLLSDRPGGRGLISICAAGGLGVVAVVER
- the purB gene encoding adenylosuccinate lyase, whose amino-acid sequence is MPNVLAGRYASTELLAIWSPEEKIRMERRLWVAVLRAQRDLGIALPEGVLESYEAVLDRVNLESIAARERITRHDVKARIEEFSALAGHEHVHKGMTSRDLTENVEQLQIRASLLLIRDRVVATLARLSRLAIEHSDLVMTGRSHNVAAQATTLGKRFASAAEELLIAYERIDDLIRRYPLRGIKGPVGTAADQLDLFDGDADKVAELERRVALHLGFERVLDSVGQVYPRSLDFDVVAALAQVAAAPSSLATTIRLMVGQELATEGFKPGQVGSSAMPHKMNTRSSERVNGFAVIIRGHLSMVGELAGDQWNEGDVSCSVVRRVALPDAFFAADGLFQTFLTVLDEFGAYPAVIGRELDRFLPFLATTKILVAAVRRGVGRETAHEVIKEHAVAVALAMREKGAAENDLFDRLAADGRLHLSRAEIDALVADRAAFVGAAPAQVHAVADRVADVVAAHPVAASYQPAPIL
- the purS gene encoding phosphoribosylformylglycinamidine synthase subunit PurS — its product is MARVVVDVMLKPEILDPQGQAVANALPRLGVTDVTSVRIGRRIELEFSGDADLDRVREIADKLLANPVIEDFTIHAGERVEA